The genome window CCCCTGGGCGAGCGGACCGCCGTCGACGGCACGGTCGTCGGCCGCGTCCGCATGCGCGTGCACGAGCGCGGCGTGGGCGAGACCCGCTCCTGCGGCACCGGTGCCGTCGCCGCGGCGGCCGCCGTGCGCGCCTGGGGTGGCGCGCAGGCGCCCGCCGTGTGGCTCGTCGACGTCCCGGGCGGCACGGTGCGCGTCACGCTGCACGCCGACGGTCGCGCGGACCTCGCCGGACCCGCGGTGCTCGTGGCCGACGCGCACGTGGACCTGGCGGCGCTGTCGGCGTGACCCCGACCCTCACCGCCGACCAGGTCGGTGCGCCGCTGGGGGCCCGGGCGACGCTGCTGCAGGTCTCGAGCGCGTTCTGCGCGCCGTGCCGGGCCGCCCACCGTGTGCTCGCACGCGTCGCGGACGCGGTGCCCGGCGTGCGTCACGTCGACGTCGACGTCGCCGACGGGCCCGAGCTCGCCGCCGCGCTCGCGGTGACGTCGACGCCGACGGTCGTGGTGCTCGATGCGGCCGGGGCGGTCGTCCTGCGTGCCGAGGGGGTGCCGACGCCGCGTCAGGTGCTCGGCGCGCTCGCGCTCGCGGTGCCGGAGGGCAGCCCCTCCTCCTGACGCTCGGTGGGCGGGACGCCCACGCGCGGCGCGACGAGCGCGGCACCGAGCGCCAGGAGCGCCGTCAGGAGGAAGGCGCCCACGAACGGGCCGGGGCCCTCGTACCCCGCGTCGCCGCCGGCCGCCACGAACACGACACCCGTCAGGGCGAGCGCGAGCGCGGCGCCGACCGCGTCGGCGATGGAGTTCGCGGCGCTGTTGCGGCCCTGGTCCTGCGGGGAGGACCACCCCAGCAGCAGCACGTTCAGGCGTGACGACCCCACGCCCATCCCGGCGCCGCAGGCCGTCCAGGCCACGACGACGGCCCACGCAGGCAGCCCGAGCGCCGTCGCACCGGTGGCGAGCGCGACGCCGACGAGGACCAGCACCGTCCCGATGCGCACCGCGGTGCGGCTCACCAGCCGGGAGCCGAGCCGGCCCTGCGCGACCGAGGCGGCCGACCACGCGAGCGCCGCGGCCGACAGCCCCAGGCCGCTCGCCGTGGTGCCCCACCCGTCGCGGTCGACGAACAGGTAGGGCACGTAGACCTGGGCGCCGAAGAACGCGCCGGACACCAGCATGCGGGTGACGATGACGCTCGGCAGGCCCGCCCGGGCCCGCAGCGTGCCGCGCGGGAGCAGGGGGCGCACCGCCGCGACCGCGACGACCACGGCCGCGCCCGCGGCGAGCTGCGCCCAGGGCGGGTCCAGGGGCGCCGCCAGGTTGAGCGCGAGGACCGCGACCGCGACGAGAACCGACCACCCGACGCGACGCCGCGCGTCGTCGGGTGCGGTGCCCGGGCGCGTGGCGGGGCCGTCGTCGGGCGACGCGGCGAGCCCGCGCACCGTGGTGAGCAGGGGCACCGCGGCCGGCACCACGAGCACGGCGACACCGAGGAACACCCACCGCCAGCCGGCGAGGTCGGCCACGACGCCCGCGAGCGACGGACCGACCACGGACGGCAGCACCCACGCCGTCGAGAACCACGCGAAGACGCGGGGGTGCAGCACCGGCGGGTAGGCGCGCGCGACGGCCACGAGCAGCGTGACGTTGACCACGCCGCCGCCGAGGCCCTGCGCCAGCCTCCCGGCCACGAGGACGCCCATGTGGGTGGCGGACCCGGCGACCAGCAGGCCGACGACGAACAGCACGACGCCGGCGGCGAACGGTGCGGCCGGCCCGCGCCGGTCGGACCACGCCCCGGCCACGACCATGCCGACGACACCCGTCGCCAGCGGGCCGGCGAAGGCGAACGCGTACAGGGTGCGGCCGTCGAGGACGTCGGCGACCTGCGGCATCACGGTCGTGACGGCGAACGACTCGAACGCCACCAGCACGACGAGCGCGAACATCGCGAACGCGGTCGTGCGCCGGGCGCGCCACAGGGCGTCGGGCGAGAGCCCGACGTGGTCGGAGGTCACGGTCTGAACCGCAGGACGCGGAAGCCCTTGGCGCTCGCCTCGCGGGTCGTGGGCAGGCCGGCCTCGTCGGTCAGCCACCGCTGCAGGGGGTCGGCCCCGAGGTTGCGGCCCACGACGAGCCACGCCTCGCCGCCGGGTGCCACGCGCGGCAGCCAGTGCGTGAGCAGCGCGCGCAGCGCCGGCTTGCCGATGCGCACGGGCGGGTTGGACCACAGCGCGGCGAAGCGCACGTCGTCCGGCACCTCGTCGGGCGTCGTCGCCACCACGTTGCCCAGGCCGAGGCGCGCGGCGTTGCGGCGCACCAGGTCGAGCGCGCGCTCGTTGACGTCGACGGCCCACACGCGCGCGTCGGGGGAGAGCAGCGCGAGCGTCAGGGCGACGGGCCCCCACCCGCACCCGAGGTCGAGCAGGTCGCCGCCGGGCGGCGGTGCCGGCACCGTGCGCAGCAGCACCTGGGTGCCGAGGTCCACGTGGTCCG of Cellulomonas dongxiuzhuiae contains these proteins:
- a CDS encoding MFS transporter → MTSDHVGLSPDALWRARRTTAFAMFALVVLVAFESFAVTTVMPQVADVLDGRTLYAFAFAGPLATGVVGMVVAGAWSDRRGPAAPFAAGVVLFVVGLLVAGSATHMGVLVAGRLAQGLGGGVVNVTLLVAVARAYPPVLHPRVFAWFSTAWVLPSVVGPSLAGVVADLAGWRWVFLGVAVLVVPAAVPLLTTVRGLAASPDDGPATRPGTAPDDARRRVGWSVLVAVAVLALNLAAPLDPPWAQLAAGAAVVVAVAAVRPLLPRGTLRARAGLPSVIVTRMLVSGAFFGAQVYVPYLFVDRDGWGTTASGLGLSAAALAWSAASVAQGRLGSRLVSRTAVRIGTVLVLVGVALATGATALGLPAWAVVVAWTACGAGMGVGSSRLNVLLLGWSSPQDQGRNSAANSIADAVGAALALALTGVVFVAAGGDAGYEGPGPFVGAFLLTALLALGAALVAPRVGVPPTERQEEGLPSGTASASAPST
- a CDS encoding TlpA family protein disulfide reductase, which codes for MTPTLTADQVGAPLGARATLLQVSSAFCAPCRAAHRVLARVADAVPGVRHVDVDVADGPELAAALAVTSTPTVVVLDAAGAVVLRAEGVPTPRQVLGALALAVPEGSPSS
- a CDS encoding class I SAM-dependent methyltransferase, with the protein product MSGTDDPQVDHYFTARPASAEQRRTLHVRLAGRDVEVETAGGVFSPDHVDLGTQVLLRTVPAPPPGGDLLDLGCGWGPVALTLALLSPDARVWAVDVNERALDLVRRNAARLGLGNVVATTPDEVPDDVRFAALWSNPPVRIGKPALRALLTHWLPRVAPGGEAWLVVGRNLGADPLQRWLTDEAGLPTTREASAKGFRVLRFRP